The following coding sequences are from one Gigantopelta aegis isolate Gae_Host chromosome 15, Gae_host_genome, whole genome shotgun sequence window:
- the LOC121390276 gene encoding putative uncharacterized protein DDB_G0282133 has protein sequence MEVFVWFATLAVVTSVARAWLNHPDMPFTFICIPGSAISSARSAYSLADKDRLWFFDCAARIPVGQCVWNHNVNDFDSPVMFQCPDNHVISGISSYHSNENEDRRFSFQCCSLMGTARLSGCRFTEQYANEFRGDLLFDVPNGKLVRGIFSWHNNDVDTTFPSASPTKEKKTETDKNDVTNKPESSPASENAIPTDWNSISRQPMTSALTDQKPANEEKRVTSAPPVKTEISPASVNAVPTNWNSGRRHVSTNWPEKRKTVNETKPVSSVSQTTEKPPLSMGVIPTNWSSVSFLKKKNANKQNRRINNRHVQDKTHVTPTPKQTPSSPVSASVVPVDWNSVNRLSQRQGHSLVRNQPRQVVITNQIPPNGISRKSILMSGRRKTVLINRVPQNTVGNRNQVISSSAARPGTKHWKSHQRNLPSASTAVLNKNRHVKDKKHATSVKNKIPKSPVAMNAIPIDWNSISRLLNGRGHSGVRNQVRQAATANRIPQTKFGNNVAVSRTNSNPVTIPGRIQTFVNRIPQNMASNRLQNTVGNRLQNTVLNQNQNVIGNRIQNTVGNRQQNMVINRNQNSFGNQIQNTVGNRLQNTVINRNRNTIGNRIQNTVGNRLQNTVINRNRNTIGNRIQNTVGNRLQNTVINQNQNTFGNRIQNTVGNRIQNTVANRLQNTVRNRNQNAVGNRIQNTVGNRLKNTFINGNQNTAGNRIQNTVGNRLHNTVINGNRNTVGNRIQNTIGNRLQNTFINGNQNTAGNRIQNTVGNRLHNTFINGNQNTVGNRIQNTVGNRLQNTVINGNRNTAGNRIQNTIGNRLQNTFINGNQNTFGNRIQNTVGNRLQNTVINRNQNRVGNRIQNTVGNRLQNTFINRNQNTIGNRIQNTVGNRLQNTVINRNKNTVGNRIQNTVGNRLQNTFINGNQNTIGNRIQNTVGNRLQNTVINRNQNTVGNRIQNTVGNRLQNTFINGNQNTIGNRIQNTVGNRLQNTVINRNQNTIGNRIQNTVGNRLQNTFINGNQNTIGNRIQNTVGNRLQNTVINRNQNTVGNRIQNTVGSRLQNTVINRNQNTIRNQIQNTVGNRLQNRVINQNQNTVENRIQNTVGNRLQNTVINGNQNTVGNQIQNTVGNQSQNSVINRNQHIIRNRNRFFTTNGVRVSAKHWKTVQRNLAFTSVALANPVPAARNGNRWKQ, from the exons ATGGAG GTATTCGTCTGGTTCGCCACGCTAGCTGTGGTGACGTCAGTCGCGCGTGCATGGCTGAATCACCCGGATATGCCCTTCACCTTTATTTGTATTCCCGGCTCGGCAATCAGTTCGGCCCGGAGCGCGTACAGTTTGGCGGACAAGGACAGACTGTGGTTCTTTGACTGCGCCGCGAGGATTCCCGTGGGACAGTGTGTCTGGAACC ATAATGTGAACGATTTCGATAGCCCGGTGATGTTTCAATGTCCAGACAATCATGTCATTTCCGGCATCTCGAGTTACCATAGTAACGAAAACGAAGACAGACGTTTCAGCTTCCAGTGTTGTAGTCTCATgg GAACGGCTAGGTTAAGTGGTTGTCGATTCACAGAACAATACGCGAACGAGTTCAGGGGAGACCTCCTCTTTGATGTGCCCAACGGGAAACTTGTAAGAGGCATCTTCAGTTGGCATAACAACGACGTCGA tACCACATTCCCGTCGGCTAGCCCAACAAAGGAAAAGAAAACGGAGACAGACAAGAATGACGTCACGAATAAGCCCGAGAGCTCGCCAGCATCTGAGAATGCAATACCAACTGACTGGAACTCAAT ATCCAGACAACCAATGACATCCGCGCTAACGGACCAGAAACCCGCGAATGAAGAGAAACGCGTCACGTCCGCACCACCAGTGAAGACGGAGATTTCTCCAGCTTCAGTGAACGCTGTGCCAACTAACTGGAACTCAGG TCGAAGACATGTGTCGACAAACTGGCCGGAGAAAAGGAAAACGGTGAATGAAACGAAACCCGTGTCTTCGGTATCGCAGACGACAGAAAAACCTCCTTTGTCAATGGGTGTAATACCAACCAACTGGAGCTCTGT AAGTTTCTTGAAAAAGAAGAACGCCAATAAACAGAACAGAAG AATTAACAACAGACATGTGCAGGATAAGACACACGTGACTCCGACACCAAAACAGACTCCAAGCTCTCCAGTTTCAGCGAGTGTAGTACCAGTGGATTGGAACTCAGT AAATAGGTTATCACAACGCCAAGGTCATTCACTCGTACGTAATCAACCCAGACAGGTGGTGATAACCAATCAGATTCCTCCAAACGGCATCAGTCGGAAGTCGATTTTGATGTCTGGCAGACGAAAGACCGTTCTTATCAACCGGGTACCCCAAAACACGGTTGGAAACCGAAACCAGGTTATTAGCTCGAGTGCAGCGAGGCCGGGCACAAAACACTGGAAATCTCATCAACGAAATCTGCCTTCTGCTTCGACTGCCGTGCTAAACAAGAACAGACATGTGAAAGACAAGAAGCACGCCACTTCTGTGAAAAACAAGATTCCGAAATCTCCTGTCGCAATGAACGCAATACCCATAGACTGGAACTCGAT AAGCAGACTGTTAAATGGAAGAGGTCATTCCGGCGTTCGTAATCAAGTCAGACAAGCGGCGACAGCTAACCGGATTCCTCAGACTAAATTTGGAAACAATGTTGCAGTTAGTAGAACCAATTCAAACCCAGTTACCATACCAGGCAGAATCCAAACATTTGTCAACCGAATACCACAAAACATGGCCAGCAACCGACTCCAAAACACAGTTGGAAACAGACTTCAGAACACAGTTTTAAATCAAAACCAAAACGTAATTGGAAACCGAATCCAAAACACGGTTGGAAATCGACAACAGAACATGGTTATAAATCGAAACCAAAATTcatttggaaaccaaatccaAAACACGGTTGGAAATCGACTACAGAACACGGTTATAAATCGAAACCGAAACACAATTGGCAACCGAATCCAAAATACAGTTGGAAACAGACTTCAGAACACAGTTATAAATCGAAACCGAAACACAATTGGAAACCGAATCCAAAATACAGTTGGAAATAGACTTCAGAACACGGTTATAAATCAAAACCAAAATACATTTGGAAACCGAATCCAAAATACAGTTGGAAACCGAATCCAAAACACGGTTGCAAATCGGCTACAGAACACGGTTAGAAATCGAAACCAAAACGCAGTTGGAAACCGAATCCAAAACACTGTTGGAAATCGACTTAAGAACACGTTTATAAATGGAAATCAAAACACAGCTGGAAACCGAATCCAAAACACTGTTGGAAATCGACTTCATAACACGGTTATAAATGGAAACCGAAACACAGTAGGAAACCGAATCCAAAACACTATTGGAAATAGACTCCAGAACACGTTTATAAATGGAAATCAAAACACAGCTGGAAACCGAATCCAAAACACTGTTGGAAATAGACTTCATAACACGTTTATAAATGGAAATCAAAACACAGTTGGAAACCGAATCCAAAACACTGTTGGAAATCGACTTCAGAACACGGTTATAAATGGAAACCGAAACACAGCAGGAAATCGAATCCAAAACACTATTGGAAATAGACTCCAGAACACGTTCATAAATGGAAATCAAAACACATTTGGAAACCGAATCCAAAACACTGTTGGAAATCGACTTCAGAACACGGTTATAAATCGAAACCAAAATAGAGTAGGAAACCGAATCCAAAACACTGTTGGAAATCGACTCCAAAACACGTTTATAAATCGAAATCAAAACACTATTGGAAACCGAATTCAAAACACTGTTGGAAATCGACTTCAGAACACGGTTATAAAtcgaaacaaaaacacagttgGAAACCGAATTCAGAACACTGTTGGAAATCGACTTCAGAACACGTTTATAAATGGAAATCAAAACACTATTGGAAACCGAATACAAAACACTGTTGGAAATCGACTTCAGAACACGGTTATAAATCGAAACCAAAACACAGTTGGAAACCGAATTCAGAACACTGTTGGAAATCGACTTCAAAACACGTTTATAAATGGAAATCAAAACACTATTGGAAACCGAATCCAAAACACTGTTGGAAATCGACTTCAGAACACGGTTATAAATCGAAACCAAAACACAATTGGAAACCGAATTCAGAACACTGTTGGAAATCGACTTCAAAACACGTTTATAAATGGAAATCAAAACACTATTGGTAACCGAATCCAAAACACTGTTGGAAATCGACTCCAGAACACGGTTATAAATCGAAACCAAAACACAGTTGGAAACCGAATTCAGAACACGGTTGGAAGCAGACTTCAGAACACGGTTATAAATCGAAACCAAAATACAATTAGAAACCAAATTCAAAACACTGTTGGAAATCGACTTCAGAACAGGGTTATAAATCAAAACCAAAACACAGTTGAAAACCGAATACAAAACACGGTTGGAAATCGACTTCAGAACACGGTTATAAATGGAAACCAAAACACAGTTGGAAACCAAATCCAAAATACAGTTGGAAATCAATCCCAGAACTCAGTTATAAATCGAAACCAACACATTATTAGAAACCGAAACCGGTTCTTTACCACGAATGGAGTGAGAGTGAGTGCAAAACACTGGAAAACTGTCCAACGAAATCTGGCGTTCACATCTGTAGCTTTGGCGAATCCCGTCCCTGCGGCAAGAAACGGAAACAGGTGGAAACAGTGA